The following coding sequences lie in one bacterium genomic window:
- a CDS encoding RelA/SpoT domain-containing protein: MKHNKQPVDEKCFQEFINTNFPSSEKWEEDIKEQIQLNKSILGAVKPAIEDIINTLNKKYREKENREFARVIQGKEDIKSPRRIVEKIIQHPNKYNQDNFAEEMEDIARMRIVCNYLSDISEIANSIRDNEVIKGICRIVEETDYVFMERDRPHRAYHFILESTLNQTKRKVELQIMTMLQEAWDKKDHNLIYEKIRIGKEIDKKDRIKMGAMSELLYIADEFFDYLRKKILHEEE, encoded by the coding sequence ATGAAACACAACAAGCAACCTGTAGATGAAAAATGTTTCCAGGAATTCATAAACACAAATTTCCCTTCATCAGAAAAGTGGGAGGAGGACATTAAAGAGCAAATACAACTCAATAAATCTATCCTGGGGGCTGTTAAGCCTGCAATAGAAGATATCATCAATACGCTGAATAAAAAATACCGCGAAAAAGAAAACAGGGAATTTGCTCGGGTTATTCAAGGTAAAGAGGATATAAAATCCCCAAGACGGATTGTAGAAAAGATTATTCAACACCCAAATAAGTATAATCAAGATAATTTTGCCGAAGAGATGGAGGATATTGCCAGAATGAGAATAGTCTGTAATTATCTCTCTGATATATCTGAGATAGCCAACTCTATAAGAGATAATGAGGTCATAAAAGGAATCTGTAGAATTGTTGAAGAAACGGATTATGTCTTTATGGAAAGGGATAGACCCCATCGGGCATACCATTTTATCCTGGAGTCAACCCTTAATCAGACCAAACGAAAGGTAGAACTACAGATTATGACTATGCTTCAGGAGGCATGGGATAAGAAAGACCATAATCTTATCTATGAAAAGATTAGGATTGGAAAAGAGATAGATAAAAAGGATAGGATAAAAATGGGTGCAATGAGTGAATTGCTTTATATTGCTGACGAATTCTTTGATTATCTTCGCAAAAAGA